The following are from one region of the Hydrogenophaga sp. BPS33 genome:
- a CDS encoding IS110 family transposase — protein MTSSLGVDVSKAKLDVALLNDEGKYRCKVFANSGMGFAALHQWLQTHLPQGQELAALHVCMEATGSYHEPLALHLHDLGVRVSVVNPLRVKRFIELEGTGNKTDQGDSKSLARFCRMASPELWEAPAPGVRALQALVARLDALQEMRQSEANRLEVAHGVVQASLHEMLATLDKTIAQVKAQIRQTIDDDPHLRGRAQLLHSIPGLGDRTIPQLLAYIGRPERFKSVKALIAYASLSPAIRQSGTSLNKRGGTHAQGHRQLKHALYFPAMVAGRHNPAVAAFWQRLKAQNKPGKVIVVACMHKLLAIVYGVLKSRTPFDATRFCDANT, from the coding sequence ATGACTTCATCGCTGGGCGTGGATGTCAGCAAGGCCAAGCTCGATGTGGCCTTGCTCAACGACGAAGGCAAGTACCGCTGCAAGGTGTTTGCCAATTCAGGCATGGGCTTCGCAGCCTTGCATCAATGGCTGCAGACCCACCTGCCGCAAGGCCAGGAGCTCGCTGCGCTGCATGTTTGCATGGAAGCCACAGGCTCGTACCACGAACCGCTGGCACTGCACCTGCACGACCTGGGTGTGCGGGTCTCGGTGGTCAACCCCTTGAGGGTCAAGCGGTTCATCGAACTCGAGGGCACGGGCAACAAGACCGACCAGGGGGATTCGAAGAGCCTGGCGCGGTTCTGCCGCATGGCCTCGCCCGAGCTGTGGGAGGCGCCAGCGCCTGGTGTGCGTGCGCTGCAGGCCTTGGTCGCCAGACTGGATGCCCTGCAGGAAATGCGCCAGAGCGAGGCCAACCGCCTGGAGGTGGCCCATGGCGTTGTGCAAGCCTCGCTGCACGAGATGCTGGCGACCCTGGACAAGACGATCGCCCAGGTCAAGGCGCAAATCCGCCAAACCATTGATGACGATCCGCATCTGCGAGGACGTGCCCAGCTGTTGCACAGCATCCCCGGACTGGGCGATCGGACCATCCCTCAGTTGCTGGCCTACATTGGCCGACCCGAACGGTTCAAGAGCGTCAAGGCGTTGATTGCCTACGCGAGTCTGTCGCCCGCGATCCGTCAGTCCGGCACATCGCTGAACAAGCGGGGCGGCACGCACGCGCAGGGCCACCGTCAGCTCAAGCATGCGCTGTACTTCCCGGCCATGGTCGCGGGCCGGCACAACCCGGCTGTGGCCGCGTTCTGGCAACGTTTGAAGGCTCAGAACAAACCGGGCAAAGTGATCGTCGTGGCATGTATGCACAAGCTGTTGGCCATCGTTTATGGCGTGCTCAAATCCAGAACACCTTTCGATGCCACTCGTTTCTGCGATGCAAACACTTGA
- a CDS encoding DNA-deoxyinosine glycosylase has translation MSAAPGRPKQARTAARSAEGCLVSRLQGLAPVLSADTRVLVLGSFPGVASLRSQQYYGHPQNHFWKILGALWNLPLSTMGYEDRVNALQTHGLGVWDVYGACEREGSLDADIRNAALNDFSVVRWQCPKLGAIVHNGSESFRHAHHTEMLGVPVYKLPSTSPANASWSFDRKLAAWGEILRQHGVAD, from the coding sequence ATGAGTGCCGCGCCGGGCCGCCCCAAGCAAGCTCGCACCGCAGCGCGCAGCGCGGAGGGTTGCCTCGTGAGCCGGCTGCAGGGCCTGGCGCCCGTGTTGAGCGCGGACACGCGGGTGTTGGTGCTGGGTAGCTTCCCAGGGGTTGCATCGCTGCGTTCGCAGCAGTATTACGGGCACCCGCAAAACCACTTCTGGAAAATCCTCGGCGCGTTGTGGAACCTGCCCTTGTCGACGATGGGCTACGAGGACCGCGTGAACGCCCTGCAGACGCATGGGCTGGGCGTGTGGGACGTGTATGGCGCGTGCGAGCGCGAGGGCAGTCTGGACGCGGACATCCGGAACGCGGCGCTCAACGACTTTTCCGTGGTGCGCTGGCAGTGCCCCAAGCTCGGTGCCATCGTGCACAACGGCAGCGAGAGTTTCCGGCACGCGCACCACACCGAGATGCTCGGTGTGCCGGTGTACAAGCTGCCGTCGACCAGTCCGGCGAACGCGAGCTGGAGTTTTGATCGGAAGCTCGCAGCGTGGGGCGAGATCCTGCGCCAGCATGGGGTGGCGGATTAG
- a CDS encoding TatD family hydrolase, with translation MWIDTHCHLDAPEFGADHALTFEARQRASERGVGLCVIPAVMRANFDTVRTLAHRLGDAYALGIHPLCVPQAGDDDLAALDAALTAHRDDPRLVAVGEIGLDFFVPALCTPEMRERQAFFYRAQLRLARRHGLPVIVHVRRSADHLLKHLRELPVAGIAHAFNGSEQQARSFLDMGFKLGFGGACTFDAARQLRRLAAGLPLSALVLETDAPDMAPQWLYVTVQARAGGRAQGINTPAELPRIGAVVADLRGSPVEELMRATTSNALAALPRLAALEAVS, from the coding sequence ATGTGGATCGACACTCACTGCCATCTGGATGCGCCCGAGTTCGGCGCGGACCACGCGCTCACGTTCGAGGCGCGCCAACGCGCGAGCGAACGTGGCGTGGGCTTGTGCGTGATACCCGCCGTGATGCGCGCCAACTTTGACACCGTGCGCACGCTCGCCCACCGCCTGGGTGACGCCTATGCGCTGGGCATCCATCCGCTGTGCGTGCCGCAAGCCGGTGACGACGACCTGGCGGCTCTGGACGCCGCGTTGACGGCGCACCGGGACGACCCCCGCCTGGTCGCCGTGGGCGAGATCGGCCTGGACTTTTTCGTGCCGGCGCTGTGCACGCCCGAGATGCGCGAGCGGCAGGCGTTTTTCTACCGCGCGCAATTGCGCCTGGCGCGCCGGCATGGCCTGCCGGTGATCGTGCACGTGCGCCGCAGCGCCGACCACCTGCTCAAGCACCTGCGCGAGTTGCCCGTGGCCGGCATTGCCCACGCCTTCAATGGCAGCGAGCAGCAGGCGCGCAGCTTTCTGGACATGGGCTTCAAACTGGGATTCGGCGGTGCCTGCACCTTCGATGCCGCGCGGCAACTGCGCCGGCTCGCGGCCGGGCTGCCGTTGTCGGCCTTGGTGCTGGAGACCGATGCGCCCGACATGGCGCCGCAATGGCTGTACGTGACGGTGCAGGCGCGCGCGGGTGGCCGTGCGCAAGGCATCAACACCCCGGCGGAGTTGCCACGCATTGGCGCGGTGGTGGCGGATCTGCGTGGGAGTCCTGTGGAGGAACTGATGAGAGCGACCACCTCGAATGCCTTGGCCGCGCTGCCCAGGCTGGCGGCGTTGGAGGCCGTGTCATGA
- a CDS encoding META domain-containing protein — protein MSHTTRLAWIVAPALLVLNACALPGASAPAPLVGSEWLLEDLGGRGVLDRVQATLAFPEAGRVAGNSSCNRFFGSYTLMQDKVAFGQLGGTRMACPPAVGDQEARYLDALQKAQRLEVQGKTMLMHVQGLDKPLRFTRTQP, from the coding sequence ATGTCACACACCACCCGTCTTGCCTGGATCGTCGCGCCTGCCCTGTTGGTCTTGAACGCCTGCGCCCTGCCCGGGGCATCGGCCCCTGCGCCGCTGGTGGGCAGCGAATGGTTGCTGGAAGACCTGGGTGGACGCGGCGTGCTCGACCGGGTGCAGGCCACCCTCGCGTTCCCCGAGGCCGGGCGCGTCGCGGGCAACAGCTCGTGCAACCGCTTCTTCGGCTCCTACACGCTGATGCAGGACAAGGTGGCGTTCGGCCAATTGGGCGGCACGCGCATGGCCTGCCCGCCCGCCGTGGGCGACCAAGAAGCGCGCTACCTCGACGCGCTGCAGAAGGCGCAGCGCCTGGAAGTGCAGGGCAAGACGATGCTGATGCACGTACAAGGCCTGGACAAGCCGCTGCGGTTCACGCGCACCCAACCCTGA